From Armatimonadota bacterium, one genomic window encodes:
- a CDS encoding phosphoribosylformylglycinamidine cyclo-ligase produces MSDEETSYASAGVDIAEATRALNAVREAIERTYGDRVVGGLGAFGGMFRSSFPDLQNPLLVSSIDGVGTKTAVAQMVGDYSGIGRDIVHHCVNDILCQGARPLFFLDYFGCSSLPAKAFEQVVASAAAACEATGCALIGGETAEMPGVYREGEIDVVGCIVGVVEFDKRLPRPCMGAGDRLIGLASSGLHTNGFSLARKALFEIGGASVDDLLPGSDVTTGSALLAPHTCYLSALDPLLKDDLICGLAHITGGGIPDNTRRITPDGLQAVIERGAWTLPAIFSEIQERGGLSGDDMMEAFNMGIGMIAVVKPDSATEVRERLSASGQAAFDIGELQPGEPSVKFV; encoded by the coding sequence ATGTCGGACGAGGAGACATCGTACGCTTCCGCAGGTGTTGACATTGCAGAAGCCACCCGCGCTCTGAACGCTGTCCGTGAGGCGATCGAGCGGACGTACGGAGATCGAGTCGTCGGCGGACTCGGTGCGTTCGGCGGTATGTTTCGGTCGTCGTTTCCCGACCTCCAGAATCCGCTCTTAGTAAGCAGCATAGACGGAGTCGGGACGAAGACCGCCGTCGCACAGATGGTCGGCGACTACAGCGGCATCGGCCGGGACATCGTCCACCACTGCGTCAACGACATCCTGTGCCAGGGGGCTCGTCCGCTGTTCTTCCTCGACTACTTCGGTTGCTCGTCGCTTCCGGCCAAGGCGTTCGAGCAGGTCGTGGCTTCTGCCGCTGCGGCGTGCGAGGCGACTGGCTGCGCGCTCATCGGTGGCGAGACGGCTGAGATGCCGGGCGTTTACCGCGAAGGAGAGATCGACGTCGTGGGGTGCATCGTCGGCGTCGTCGAGTTTGATAAGCGGCTTCCGCGCCCTTGCATGGGCGCGGGCGACCGGCTGATCGGGCTCGCTTCCAGCGGCTTGCACACGAACGGGTTTTCGCTCGCCAGGAAAGCGCTGTTCGAGATCGGCGGAGCGTCGGTCGATGACCTGCTGCCCGGAAGCGACGTGACCACAGGTTCCGCACTGCTGGCCCCGCACACGTGCTATCTGTCGGCGCTCGATCCGCTACTGAAGGACGACCTGATTTGTGGCCTGGCGCACATCACCGGCGGCGGGATACCCGACAACACGCGGCGAATAACCCCCGACGGCTTGCAGGCGGTCATCGAGAGGGGCGCGTGGACCCTGCCCGCAATATTCAGCGAGATTCAGGAGCGCGGCGGGCTGTCCGGCGACGACATGATGGAGGCGTTCAATATGGGCATCGGGATGATCGCGGTCGTCAAACCAGACTCGGCAACAGAAGTGAGAGAGCGACTATCCGCCAGTGGACAGGCAGCGTTCGACATCGGCGAACTACAGCCCGGCGAACCGTCCGTCAAGTTCGTCTAG
- a CDS encoding FHA domain-containing protein yields MNQIPSDDDVLKEEEAVAEETVPEEASEEDAPGEEDGDGDQAAEETDDDAETALGPRLILVRNGVETDISFEINPPAVIGRFDPSVGPIEVDLGQVEEGSYVSRKHAKITLEDDVYEIEDLGSSNGTFILRDDFERIEKAVIVDGDQIALGNARFNFRL; encoded by the coding sequence GAGGCTGTAGCAGAAGAGACCGTGCCGGAAGAGGCTTCGGAGGAGGACGCGCCGGGTGAGGAAGACGGCGATGGCGATCAGGCCGCAGAAGAAACCGATGATGACGCTGAAACTGCACTGGGGCCGCGCCTGATCCTCGTTAGAAACGGCGTGGAGACCGACATCTCGTTCGAGATCAATCCACCCGCGGTCATCGGCCGGTTCGATCCGTCGGTGGGACCGATCGAAGTCGATCTCGGACAGGTCGAGGAGGGATCCTACGTTTCGCGCAAGCACGCAAAGATCACATTGGAAGACGACGTCTACGAGATTGAAGACCTCGGCTCGTCAAACGGGACGTTCATCTTGAGAGACGACTTCGAGCGCATCGAGAAGGCCGTGATCGTCGATGGCGACCAGATCGCGCTCGGGAACGCTCGATTCAACTTCAGGCTGTAG
- the efp gene encoding elongation factor P, whose product MDTSDFRNGLAFYLSGEVHQIVEFQHVKPGKGGAFVRTKLKRLNTGATIEKTFRAGEKVDLAFIEKKAFQYLYRQGSDFVLMDLETYEQMPVSAKDIGDGAKYLKEEMEVIAILADGVSLGYEVPQFAELAVAETDPPFKGDTVRGGSTKPAKLETGVQIQVPFHIVEGDVVKVDTRNGEYLERVSKK is encoded by the coding sequence ATCGACACAAGCGACTTCCGTAACGGCCTTGCCTTCTACCTTTCAGGAGAGGTGCATCAAATCGTAGAGTTTCAGCACGTCAAGCCAGGCAAGGGCGGCGCGTTTGTCAGAACTAAGCTGAAGAGGCTCAATACTGGCGCGACGATCGAAAAGACGTTTCGGGCCGGCGAAAAAGTCGATCTGGCGTTCATCGAAAAGAAGGCGTTCCAGTATCTGTATCGGCAAGGGTCTGATTTCGTGCTGATGGATCTAGAAACGTATGAGCAGATGCCTGTTTCGGCTAAGGATATCGGAGACGGCGCAAAGTACTTGAAGGAGGAGATGGAGGTAATCGCGATCCTGGCGGACGGAGTCTCCTTGGGGTATGAGGTGCCACAGTTCGCCGAACTGGCGGTCGCCGAAACCGATCCCCCGTTCAAGGGCGACACTGTGCGTGGCGGAAGCACAAAACCTGCTAAACTGGAAACTGGTGTACAGATTCAAGTCCCGTTCCATATCGTCGAGGGAGACGTCGTCAAGGTGGATACGAGAAACGGCGAATATCTGGAGCGCGTAAGCAAGAAGTAA
- a CDS encoding FtsX-like permease family protein, which translates to MLDRLEFLFSEAFLSLRRNLWMTFAAVTTSAMALLLLGGLGLVYMRITEFAATLPGKLDVRVYMEYELDRDLALEIGDEIAALPEVAKVEFVPREKGWEQYQEQFPNITHDLENPLPDSYNVRLQEVGDADAVASKVLAIEGVDENGVEYRSDLHKFLDEAIRLIKLLGVGLGGMMGLTSGVLIYNAIRMAILARRKEIRIMQLVGASRATVWTPLLIEGVIQGILGGAVAASVLWLAYGFTRALIASVSTLGDTSRFPTLLAFSVLIITGALYGLICSAIAVREPRRIV; encoded by the coding sequence GTGCTTGATCGCCTAGAGTTCCTGTTTTCGGAGGCGTTTCTGTCGCTGCGTCGAAATCTGTGGATGACGTTTGCGGCAGTGACGACCTCCGCAATGGCGCTGCTCCTGCTCGGAGGGCTCGGCCTGGTGTACATGCGGATCACTGAGTTCGCTGCCACGTTGCCCGGCAAGCTCGACGTGCGGGTGTACATGGAGTACGAGCTGGACCGAGATCTCGCTCTGGAAATAGGCGATGAGATCGCTGCGTTGCCAGAGGTCGCCAAAGTTGAGTTCGTCCCACGTGAGAAGGGCTGGGAGCAATACCAAGAGCAGTTTCCGAACATAACGCACGACTTGGAAAATCCGTTGCCCGACTCGTATAACGTCCGGCTGCAGGAGGTCGGTGACGCTGACGCTGTGGCCTCAAAAGTGCTCGCGATAGAAGGAGTAGACGAGAATGGCGTGGAGTACCGAAGTGACCTCCACAAATTCCTTGATGAGGCGATTCGCCTCATCAAACTGCTAGGGGTCGGACTTGGTGGAATGATGGGCCTGACAAGTGGAGTACTCATATACAACGCAATACGGATGGCAATTTTGGCCAGGCGAAAAGAGATACGGATTATGCAGTTGGTCGGCGCGTCTCGCGCGACTGTCTGGACGCCGCTGCTCATAGAGGGCGTGATCCAGGGCATCCTGGGCGGAGCGGTCGCTGCATCCGTGCTATGGCTGGCGTACGGATTTACACGCGCGCTGATCGCCAGCGTCAGCACTCTGGGCGACACGAGCCGCTTCCCGACCTTGCTTGCTTTCTCAGTTCTCATCATTACCGGGGCACTTTATGGTTTAATTTGCTCGGCGATAGCCGTTCGTGAACCGAGAAGGATAGTATGA
- a CDS encoding peptidoglycan DD-metalloendopeptidase family protein, protein MRVRTVVAATAALVMLIGAQDQQSAKSLADSLNQVEEKKDQVQRKIDKVNRDKKVVKRDIRAVDYQLTRVAGELDKAADMLDEATSRQEELANELTIAGDLVAERKQLVQQRLRTMYRQVDANALIVLVGAESVGDFAARKSLLEKIARRDRDLFDDLLTLKKEIAGKKREQDELVDHVSGLLGIQEQKQNELEDVQQEKREVLSDLERRTKDLERQFREWENKSRELAAQIAAIQRSKEGTDQELTYSGKMIMPASGRFTSPFGMRNHPILRKRKMHNGVDIGAANRSTIKAAAAGSVMTAGWISGYGNTVTIDHGSGISTLYAHCSSIYVKAGQYVEAGQRIAAVGATGLATGPHLHFEVRVNGKPVNPRNYLP, encoded by the coding sequence ATGAGAGTCAGGACTGTAGTCGCGGCAACAGCCGCATTGGTGATGCTGATCGGGGCACAGGATCAGCAGTCCGCGAAGTCGCTCGCTGACTCGCTCAACCAGGTAGAGGAAAAGAAGGACCAGGTTCAGCGCAAGATCGACAAAGTCAATCGCGACAAGAAAGTCGTCAAGCGCGATATCCGTGCGGTCGACTACCAGCTTACACGCGTTGCGGGCGAATTGGACAAGGCGGCAGACATGCTTGACGAAGCAACATCGCGGCAGGAGGAGTTGGCGAACGAGCTGACTATCGCCGGCGACTTGGTGGCCGAAAGGAAGCAGCTTGTTCAGCAGAGGCTGCGAACGATGTACAGGCAAGTCGATGCGAACGCCCTGATCGTCTTGGTCGGCGCGGAATCAGTGGGGGATTTCGCCGCTCGCAAGTCGCTGCTCGAGAAGATCGCCCGCCGCGACCGAGATTTGTTCGACGATCTTTTGACGCTGAAAAAGGAGATAGCCGGGAAGAAGCGCGAACAGGACGAACTGGTCGATCACGTCAGCGGCCTGCTAGGTATTCAGGAGCAGAAGCAGAACGAGCTAGAGGACGTCCAGCAGGAGAAGCGCGAGGTTCTGTCCGATCTGGAGCGGCGCACAAAAGATCTCGAAAGGCAGTTCAGGGAATGGGAGAACAAGAGCCGAGAGCTGGCGGCACAGATCGCCGCGATCCAACGGTCGAAAGAGGGCACAGACCAGGAGCTAACGTACAGTGGCAAGATGATCATGCCGGCGAGCGGTCGCTTCACGAGCCCGTTCGGAATGCGGAACCACCCGATCCTTCGCAAGCGCAAGATGCACAACGGCGTAGATATCGGCGCAGCAAACCGATCAACGATCAAAGCCGCCGCCGCCGGCAGCGTGATGACGGCTGGCTGGATCAGCGGCTATGGCAACACTGTCACCATCGATCACGGCAGCGGTATTTCAACTCTGTACGCCCACTGTTCGTCGATTTACGTGAAGGCTGGCCAGTACGTTGAGGCCGGTCAGAGGATCGCCGCCGTCGGCGCGACCGGGCTGGCGACAGGCCCGCACCTACACTTCGAGGTTCGAGTCAACGGTAAGCCCGTGAACCCGCGAAACTACCTGCCTTAG